A segment of the Granulicella aggregans genome:
AAAGATGGCCGACCCCGCCACCAGCATCTCCGCTCCTGCTTCGACGACCGAGCCCACCGTATCGTGAGCCACTCCACCATCGACTTCTATGCGGAAGTTCAACTCCATCTCATGCCGCAACTCGGCGAGATACGCCATCTTCTCCAGTGAAAACGGCAGAAACTTCTGCCCGCCAAACCCCGGGTTCACGCTCATCACCAGAACGTGATGCACCATGGGCAAAACCTCGATCAGCGAGTCCACCGGCGTCCCCGGATTGATCACCACCCCGGGCTTCATCCCATGGTCGGCGATCAACTGCAGCGACCGATGCAGATGCCGGCAGACCTCCTGGTGTACCGAGATCATGTCCGCCCCCGCCGCCGCAAACTCCGGAATGTATGCGTCCGGATTCTCGATCATCAGGTGGCAATCGAGTGGCAGCTTCGTCACCTTTCGCACAGCCTTCACCACCGGCGGCCCAAAGGTGATGTTCGGCACAAAGTGCCCATCCATCA
Coding sequences within it:
- the rpe gene encoding ribulose-phosphate 3-epimerase, translating into MVELAFSILAADFAHLADEIAAAERGGGTIVHVDVMDGHFVPNITFGPPVVKAVRKVTKLPLDCHLMIENPDAYIPEFAAAGADMISVHQEVCRHLHRSLQLIADHGMKPGVVINPGTPVDSLIEVLPMVHHVLVMSVNPGFGGQKFLPFSLEKMAYLAELRHEMELNFRIEVDGGVAHDTVGSVVEAGAEMLVAGSAIFGPGGAEANGKSFLAAAREAEARMDEEDEHEHSHG